The following coding sequences lie in one Spinacia oleracea cultivar Varoflay chromosome 1, BTI_SOV_V1, whole genome shotgun sequence genomic window:
- the LOC130462742 gene encoding uncharacterized protein: MTSPTGDKFEYAIRFTFSALNNEAEYEAAIAGVQLCLLADAKRIVMTTDSQLVANQFSGEYETKEPSMRRYQEKLKALTARLEAFEIKLVPGALKTAADSLAKLASSKAVELSRSVMIEIMHRRSTEDKGKEVMVITANKEWCDNIWTYKTTRMLPADIKEAKKIKKDVCCVVTIHVQGKDLKSGATSHGSLHLVDLAGSERVDRSEATGDRLREKNPHVPYRNSKLTQVLQASLGGQAKTLMFVQVNHDVSSYSESLSTLKFAERVSSVELGAARSSKEGRDVRELMDQFHS; the protein is encoded by the exons ATGACTTCTCCGACAGGAGATAAGTTCGAATACGCAATCAGATTCACTTTTTCAGCTTtgaacaacgaagcagaatatgAGGCAGCCATCGCAGGGGTACAGCTGTGTTTGTTGGCAGATGCCAAGAGGATAGTAATGACAACAGATTCTCAGTTGGTGGCAAATCAGTTTTCAGGAGAGTACGAAACCAAAGAGCCGTCAATGCGGCGATATCAAGAGAAACTGAAGGCACTCACAGCGAGGTTAGAAGCTTTTGAGATCAAGCTGGTCCCTGGAGCGTTGAAAACTGCCGCAGACAGTTTAGCAAAACTAGCCAGTTCGAAAGCAGTCGAACTCAGTAGATCAGTAATGATAGAAATCATGCACAGAAGGAGTACGGAGGATAAAGGAAAAGAAGTAATGGTCATCACGGCAAACAAAGAATGGTGCGACAATATCTGGACGTACAAGACGACAAGAATGCTCCCGGCCGATATCAAGGAagcaaagaaaattaaaaaagacGTCTGCTG TGTTGTCACCATTCATGTTCAGGGAAAAGATCTAAAATCTGGAGCAACCTCACATGGAAGTCTGCATTTGGTAGATCTTGCTGGTAGTGAAAGAGTTGACAGGTCTGAAGCAACTGGAGATAGGTTGAGGGAA AAAAACCCCCATGTACCTTACAGAAATAGCAAGCTTACGCAGGTTCTTCAAGCGTCTCTag GTGGTCAAGCAAAGACACTTATGTTTGTTCAGGTTAATCATGATGTTAGTTCGTACTCTGAATCATTAAGCACTTTAAAGTTTGCTGAAAGGGTGTCCAGTGTTGAGCTGGGTGCTGCTCGGAGTAGCAAAGAGGGCAGAGATGTCAGAGAATTAATGGATCAG TTTCACTCGTAG
- the LOC130462745 gene encoding uncharacterized protein: MEKLKFPLCKYDGSTDPEVHCNTFEQHMMLYTDSDAMWCKVFPSTLLGVASGWYKGLPKGSVYNYRQLEAEFMLRFISRQQRKKTSGELMAITQRSGESLRDYLTRFNNESTSIPNLQQEIAVVALMRGMNHCEFKKYLGRKSFTDLGNALVKAHEYIKSDELMTIPNHYQSAPTRNIAPRPAHPAQQIQNKGFRKDDQRRDLRGRDHQKQSTSTYPTFHEYTPLNAPRAAIYNINKNKNWERPPPMGDKPRPQSK, encoded by the coding sequence ATGGAGAAATTGAAGTTCCCACTCTGCAAGTATGACGGATCCACGGATCCGGAGGTCCATTGCAACACGTTCGAGCAACATATGATGCTGTACACAGATTCCGATGCCATGTGGTGCAAAGTGTTTCCCTCGACACTGTTGGGAGTGGCGTCCGGGTGGTATAAGGGACTGCCAAAGGGGTCAGTATACAATTACCGGCAGTTAGAAGCAGAGTTCATGCTCCGGTTCATCAGTCGGCAGCAGAGAAAGAAAACGTCAGGAGAACTGATGGCAATCACCCAAAGGAGCGGAGAGTCCTTAAGAGATTACCTAACCAGATTCAACAACGAATCCACcagcataccaaacttgcaacaAGAGATAGCTGTGGTGGCCCTGATGAGAGGAATGAACCACTGCGAGTTCAAAAAATACTTGGGAAGGAAATCCTTCACGGATCTGGGAAACGCACTGGTGAAGGCCCATGAATACATCAAAAGTGATGAACTGATGACAATCCCAAACCATTATCAGTCGGCACCGACTAGAAATATCGCGCCAAGGCCTGCTCACCCGGCGCAGCAAATTCAGAACAAGGGATTCAGGAAGGATGATCAGAGGAGGGACCTCCGAGGGAGAGATCACCAGAAACAGTCAACCAGCACCTACCCCACTTTCCATGAATACACCCCATTGAACGCCCCAAGAGCCGCAATTTACAATATCAACAAGAACAAAAACTGGGAAAGGCCTCCACCAATGGGTGACAAACCCAGACCACAGTCGAAGTAA